Proteins encoded by one window of Toxotes jaculatrix isolate fToxJac2 chromosome 22, fToxJac2.pri, whole genome shotgun sequence:
- the ucn3l gene encoding urocortin 3, like, whose protein sequence is MLSSLKTLLLLSVLCTPTSSLCLRLYQTRSDLLCDDQMVVGVRSDEDDEPGYSPVDDWGSLLQSAEYLSSSSSTSSSAESSREKRTSSPANYRFMSRTKLRGQMLRNSSKGDRRSRLTLSLDVPTNIMNVLFDVAKAKNLRAKAAENARLLAQIGRRK, encoded by the coding sequence ATGCTGTCGTCCCTGAagaccctgctgctgctgtcggtCCTGTGCACACCGACCTCCAGCCTGTGCCTGCGCCTCTACCAGACCCGCTCCGACCTCCTGTGCGATGACCAGATGGTTGTAGGAGTCCGGAGCGATGAGGACGACGAGCCGGGCTACTCCCCAGTGGATGACTGGGGGTCGCTCCTGCAGTCCGCGGAgtatctctcctcctcctcttccacctcctcttctgCCGAGTCCAGCCGAGAAAAAAGGACCTCAAGTCCCGCAAACTACCGCTTCATGAGCAGGACGAAGCTTAGAGGGCAGATGCTCCGTAACAGCAGCAAAGGGGACCGGAGGAGCAGACTGACCCTGTCCCTGGACGTCCCGACCAACATCATGAACGTCCTCTTTGATGTGGCCAAGGCCAAAAACCTGCGAGCCAAGGCGGCCGAGAACGCGCGTCTCCTGGCGCAGATTGGACggagaaagtga